The following nucleotide sequence is from bacterium.
TTAATGACCCTCTGGGTTATCTTTTGGGACTCCAAAATGTCAAGAAATACAAAAAGATGGCAGAAAATGAGGTAAAGCAATGCCTGGGACCGTAGATATAGCCTTAAGTCCTACGCAACGCTCTCCAATTTATTCTTCGGTTTTGATTATATTATACCTTTACTTTCTATAGACATCGCTTTATATCTCAGCCTTCGTCTTTTCGCTTCGACCAGAGAAAAGGCACCCTAACAATCCATTCTTTTATCTTCCACAAACCAATTCCTGCAACAATGAACAATGGGGCTATAAAAATTACCTCAGCAATGGCTGACGCATAACTTGCTATTTTATAGCCTTCAGAACCTTCAAGAGGTACTGCTCCTGTAAGGAAGCCGATTTGGAGAAAGGTCATAATCAAGCCAATTATGAACATCAGCCCAGCTATGATTTTAATCCCCTTTGGTGCTTTGATTTGTTCATTCATCTTTCTTTAATCTGTCTAACGATGAGTTGAGTGGTTGCGGGGCTGGAACGTTCATTCAATATTGCTGATACTACTAATGCTTGAATTACCACAAATTGTAGAGTGCAGTTTCCACAATCCACTCCAACGATTTGTTATCTCAAATTGTTATCATCGTTATGAGCAGATTGTATCACACACTCGCTCTCTCGTTTTCTTACGCAGACACTAACTCGCGTGCTGACAATGGATCATACTGCAATACCATGATCTGGTCACGCCGCAACCCCAGCGATGCATACGCGCGTCCATCTCTGTCACTGAATTCAACCTCGAAAGCATTGCCATGCGCAAGAGTTTCTACCACTGTGCCAACTTGTCCGCGCCACAACTTGTGTTCGGGTATGTCAACAGTTAACGCTACCACGTCAAGTAGTTTGATAGAGTCCTTCATCTCATCGCCTCACCATTTTTTTACAGCGGATAGCAACTGGTCAATCTCGGATATGGCACGTCGGGCTCAATAATCCACGTGCTCCGAATCACTGCCTGTTTGCCTTTCCACTCCAATGTAAAATCAACTTGATATCGTTGTCCATAGTTATCTTTTAAGCCTAATTCAGCATCATACTCTCTTACTGCTTGCAGGAGAATATCACGCAAAACTTCAGCATCGTCAGTGGTTATGCCCAATGAGGTTGCGAATATGCGAGCTTTATGCTTACCCGTTATATGATTTGGGTTAAGGCTATAATTAAGAAGCTTACTAGTGCCTCTTCAAGATTGAATTCGTAGGTAGAGCAGCTTTTCCCCCTCAGCTTAATCCTCTCCCCTGAAGGGAGAGGGTAGGATGAGAAGGATTGCCTCTGCAGGAGCCGAACCCATCAAAATAAACTTGAAGAGACACTAGTATCCACTACAGCACGATTTGCATTTGGTACTTTCATCACATTGCCTCTAACTGTGTTTCCATAACATGACAACTTTTACGCTGATAATGCTTGGTGATTCCTGCTGCGTCTAACATCTGCGATACTCATCTTTGTCATTGTATTTTCAGGAGATAACGATAGAGTTCAGCGGCGGCGGGGAGAATTATCACCAAACTTTGTAAGCACGATTACCTATTGAAATACTATAAAACTCTCAATTACGGCACAGTCTCCCGCCGTCCGCTGCAACGATTTGTTAGACAAAAGATTCACTCTACAAGTGTTTTCTCATTTCTCACAGATTGCTAAACTATTTCATTTCAATAAGATTACAAAATCTATTCAACTTTCAAGGTTTGATCCTAATTTTATTCACTCTCATCAAGCGATAGCCCTATCAAATTCTGCGAGGGGAAAAGAGATAATCCTTTGAATCTGTTCGCGTTGCCATGCGATTTTCTCAAGATGTTTATAGACCGATGCGTCAAAATATTGCTCACCGCACTTGTTACATACCCAAGCAGGTACGTTTTCGACGTAAATCGTTTGTCCTTTGAAGCAAAACCTGGCCAAAACTCGCCGTTGCTCCATTTCCCCTTCACAGAATTCGCATTGATCCCCTTTCATCGTATCTACCTCCCCCTTATTCTTCCTTGATATATGCCGTGATAATCAGCAATACGCCTGACAGTAAAAAGCGACATACTACATAAGCACGGCGGTAATTAACGGTATGACCGAGTACTTCGTACCGAGTCCCACGTCGGTCGTGGGTAAACTTACGCATAATTTCACCTGTGAGGATAATGTTTTCAATGTCAGCCGCTACCAGAAAATCTTCTGCCATTTCGTCATTAGCATGTGAGCTAATGCGGTATCTTTGCTCACGAATGGCTTGTCGCATACGCTGCAGTACATCCATTTCATACTCCTTATCCTCGCTGTTCGATTTCAGGGCTAACGATTAAGCTCACCTGCAGCAGGGAGAATTACCACTAAACTTTCATAAGCAAGATAAAACTCTGGTAAACTACAAAACTATCTCAAACACATCCCCACCCCCCGCCGTCCGCTGCAACGATTAGTTAGGCAGAAGTTTCACTTCACCTTCTTTTTCTTTTCTTCTGGCTTACCAGAATTATTGTGCATTCCACATTCACGATCTGACCCCAATACTACCCTGACCCCAATACTACCCAAAAGTTCAGCTGGTTATATATATTATCGGAGGTTTTTTGCTTTTTCTTTAAAACCTATTTCACAGGTCGAATATTTTTTCTTCGAGTCCTTCGTGGTTTATTCTAACCGTTTTACTCGATATATTTCGCCTCTGTTGGCAGTAAGGCGAAGAATTTCAACCCAAGAATATATAAGATGCCAATAATGGCTACAATTCCGACTGCTTGAGTGATTTCTGGCAAACTGATAAAATAACTTCCAATCGTCCCATCCCCAAAAGGACTACGGACTTCATAGCCAGGAAATAGTTCTGACGGAAGCACCTGACCAGGAATAACAATAATAAATCTTTCGCAGAAAACACTAGATACAACCAGTGCTGAAGCAAAAACTATCCAACCAATAGATTTTTTAATAAAAAGTATAATGGCTGGCACAATAGAACCCATCAGTATCAGCCCAATCCAGAAAATCAGACAATATTTATTGCCACTAAATAAAAGGAAATGCGTTGCTTCATAGCTTGCGGGTGAATAAAGTCGGGTTAAATTCTCAACCGCAAGAAAATATAAAACAACAAGGATAAACGAAACCAATAGTCTGCTTAGACCTATAATTAGTTGCGGGTCCAAAAAGCGTCTGGTAACCTTAAAGGTTAGCACTAATAGAATGATAATTAAACCCGTTCCTGAAGATAAAGCCGCGGCAACGAAACTCGGTGGCGTTAGTGGTGAGTGGTATAATTCTCTGCCACTGGTAAAACCAAAAATCCCTCCAGTGCCACTATGCACACCAATTGCCCAGCCTACGGCTAAAACCCCAATTGCTTTAACCAATTTATCCTTTTCGGTAATCATTGCCCAGAGATAAACAATACAAATCAAGATATAAATTGAATATAGAAAGCCATTCCAGGAAAAGATAGATTTTGGATTAAGGTAGAAAAATGCCAGCATAATTCTTTCTGGCCGACCTAAATCAAGTCCAAGCGATAAAAGTGCTCCAACAAGCAACAAAGCGGCTAAATAAGCGGCTACACGGGCAAATCCTTTATATTCGGTTCTACCAAACACCGATGATAAAGATGACAGAACTAATGAACCCGCACTTAACCCAATAAAATAAATAGTAAGAATAATTGGTAGTCCCCAGGGAACCTGATTATTCATTCCAGTGAGATAATGTCCTTTGGTGAACATTAGATAGGAAGAATATAGTCCAGCAATAGCCATGATGCTAAGGATTCCTAATAAAAGATACTGAGTGGTTGATTTTCCTTCGATTTTGGTATAATATACTTTCATTCGTTACCTACCTTATAATCTGTAACCGTTCAGGATATAGCCACAGAGTCACAGAGAACACAGAGGGAATATATAAATGAATACAAATACAAAAAAATTTGTAGTAAGAGGCTTTAGCCTCGCTTCTGGCAAGCCAAAAGGTGAACCTAAAAATTCGCACTACATTTATGGAATGTCAAAGGTTAATTCGTGTACATTTGTGGTTAATTTCCTTAATTCTCTGTGAACTCTGTGCCTCTGTGGCTGAACGCTTACTATAATCCTAAATAATACACCTTTGGTTTTGAGCCTAAATCCGGGCGAATTGGGTGTGCTTTACCGCTTGCGACTAATTTAGCCACTTCACTGTTTGGGTCATTTAAGTTACCAAAAAACATCGCCTTGTTTGGGCAGGATACCACACAAACTGGCATCTCCCCGTTATCTACACGGCTCACACAAAAGTCGCATTTTTCCACTACCCCATGTTGTCGTTTTGGGGAATCAGAATTAGTATATCCTTCTTGATGTTTAAACACAAAAGACCTGGATTTATACGGACAGACAATCATACAGTATCGACAACCAATGCACCGGTGTTCATCAACTAAGACAATGCCATCTTCGCGTTTAAAAGATGCCTTAACCAGGCAGACCTTAACGCAAAACGGGTCTTCACAATGATTGCATAATAAAGGAACAGGTTGAGGTTTGGCGTCTGGCACCTTTGGTGTTACCGTGGCGACTCGAATCCAATAATTATCCAAAGACACATTATTTTCTTTTCTGCAGGCATCCATACACACACTACAGCCTTCGACGCATTTGGTAACATCAATCACCATTCCCCATTTATTTTTTGCACTGGCTTTAATATCCTTTGCTAATAGAGAAGAGACCAATTGCGGTAATGGTCCCATTGCGGTTCCAATAGCCAAGCCGCCGCCTATTTTGAGAAATGTCCGTCTATCCATCTTTATTTTCCCTCCCGGGCAATATGGCAATTCCAGCAATTCGGTTGGACATCAACATAATTATGACATCTATCACAAAAATCTGCTTTATTGGAATGACATTTCATACAGGTTTTCTGAAGACTTTTTTCGTATCTGACTCCATCAATAATTCCAACCTCTCTATTACCATGACGAATGACTGCCTCCCTCCATTCGTGAAGCAATTTCATATGTTCAGTCCTCATTACATCTTTTGGCTTGACACACTCTTTTTTAGACATTTTATTGATAACAGGCGTGTCAAGACCTGGTTCAGGTTTACCTGATGCCTTCACCAGATTATAGAAGAATGGAAAAGTTATTAATCCCACAAAAATAATCAAACCCGGAATTATTTTGCCTTTATCATACATTTTTATACTCCTATGTTTTTGGTAACCATTCAGCCACAGAGGCACAGAGTTCACAGAGAATTAGAGAAATTAGCCACAAATGGACACGAATTAACCTGTGACATTCGATAAATGGTAACCGTTCAGGGTGTAACGAAGGGGAAATGGAGAAATCAGGGAAAAGGGGAAAAAGTATTCTTATTTTAGTAAGAAAATCATATTATTTAGAATGTCATTGACAACTGATGAAACCTTCTGCTACCTAATTCCCCTATACCCCTTTCCTTTCTCCCCATTTCCCCTTTTCTCCTTATTTACACCTGAACGCTTACGATAAATGTAATGCGAACCTTTAGGTTCGCTTTCCTGCTTGCCAGAAGCGAGGTTAAAGCGTCGCACTACAAATCTTTTTATTATTCGTGTTCATTCGTGGTTATATATTCCCTCTGTGTTCTCTGTGACTCTGTGGCTATATCCCTGAACGGTTACTGTTTTTGGTAAATGGTAACTAGTGAATGGTAATTAGTTACCACTTACCATTCACCAGTTACCAGATTCCCTTTCTCCGTTTCTCGGAATGTAACCTTTTATATTTCAACTATATTCGGCAGTTCTTCACCCCGCAAATTAGTGGTTCTTTCTTTTTCTCCTTTCATCACGAGTGCATTTGCCACTAACTCAGTCACACCCGTTACATCCACCCCCGGCACCCAGTAATTCATCAAAGGAGGCAGGGCGGCGCGGTCAATGGCACAGATGCAGGCAAGCATATTTACGCCATATTGTTCCTGAACATACTTGACGGCCATTGCCCTGGGTAGTCCGCCCCTAAGCCGCAATTCCATATTTTCGGAGGCATTCAACCCTGAACCACTTCCACAACAAAATGTTTTTTCTCGAATAGTTTCATCAGGCATTTCATAGAAATGGGGACAGACATTTTTTATAATATAGCGTGGTTCTTCAAACATTCCCATTCCGCGGGCAACATTACAAGAATCATGAAAGGTTACTTTTAAATGGTCATTTCGTTTTGGGTTAAGGTTAAGTTTTCCATGTTTAATTAAATCAGCGGTAAATTCTGAGATATGAATCATTTTTGTTGATTTGGCATTCTCAAATTTCGTGCCTGTGATGGGTGAAAGAGGCACTTCAAGGAAATCTGCAGGTCCGTTCCAGGTATCCATATATTGATTTATCACTCGCCACATATGACCGCATTCGCCACCAATAATCCACTTAACTCCTAACCTTTTTGCCTCAGCGTATATTTTAGTATTAAGTCGTTTTGCCAGTTCCATCGAGGTAAAAAATCCAAAATTCCCACCTTCAGAGGCGTAAGTACTCCATGTGTAATCGAGTCCGAGTTCGTGGAATAGTATCAAATAGCCCATACAGGTATAGGTGCCCGGGTCAGCAAACAGGTCACCCGATGGTGTAACAAAGAGTATTTCTGCTCCTTTTCTATTGAAGGTTGGTGATACCCGCACACCTGTTTTTTCTTCTATTTCATCAAGCAGGAAATCAATGGAATTTTTAATCGTATGCGGTTCAAGTCCTAAGTGATTTCCTTTTATATAACAGTTTGCGGCTGGACCGGCAATCCATTCTATATTTAACCCCAAAAGATTGAGCAGTTCGCGGGCAATCATTGTAATTTCGGCAGTATCAATGCCGTAGGGACAAAAAACAGAACACCGGCGGCATTCAGAGCATTGATAGAAATAATACCACCATTCTTTGAGCACATCAAGAGTAAGTTTTCGCCCACCGGCTAACTTCCCCAGAACCTTTCCTATATTTTTAAAATTTCCTCGATAAACTGACCGAAGTAGTTCTGCTCGTAATACTGGCATATTTTTCGGGTCGCCTGTGCCAAGAAAATAATGACATTTATCCGCACAGGCACCACAGCGGACACAAATATCCATAAAAATCTTAAAAGACCGATATTTTTTCAGTCGCTCAGCCATCCCTTCTAAAACTATCTCCTGCCAGTTATGAGGAAGTTTCCAGTCCTCATCAAGCACAGACCAGGTTCTTGGATTTGGGAAATCTACGGTTTGCAGGCTTTTCTCCTTTGCCCCATAGCAGAACATCCCTTCCTTCTTTTCAACCGGGAGATCCATCCATGATTTTTGTGGAGGTTTATAATTTATTTGAGATATTATTTCTTGAGGTTTTGGTTCTTTAGCCATGTTCACTCCTTTTGGAAGTATTTTTGCTTTTGCCACAGAGGCACAGAGGGCACAGAGAATTATTTATCAAA
It contains:
- a CDS encoding DUF4258 domain-containing protein, translated to MDVLQRMRQAIREQRYRISSHANDEMAEDFLVAADIENIILTGEIMRKFTHDRRGTRYEVLGHTVNYRRAYVVCRFLLSGVLLIITAYIKEE
- a CDS encoding YgiT-type zinc finger protein codes for the protein MKGDQCEFCEGEMEQRRVLARFCFKGQTIYVENVPAWVCNKCGEQYFDASVYKHLEKIAWQREQIQRIISFPLAEFDRAIA
- the dsrO gene encoding sulfate reduction electron transfer complex DsrMKJOP subunit DsrO, yielding MDRRTFLKIGGGLAIGTAMGPLPQLVSSLLAKDIKASAKNKWGMVIDVTKCVEGCSVCMDACRKENNVSLDNYWIRVATVTPKVPDAKPQPVPLLCNHCEDPFCVKVCLVKASFKREDGIVLVDEHRCIGCRYCMIVCPYKSRSFVFKHQEGYTNSDSPKRQHGVVEKCDFCVSRVDNGEMPVCVVSCPNKAMFFGNLNDPNSEVAKLVASGKAHPIRPDLGSKPKVYYLGL
- a CDS encoding DUF4926 domain-containing protein; its protein translation is MKDSIKLLDVVALTVDIPEHKLWRGQVGTVVETLAHGNAFEVEFSDRDGRAYASLGLRRDQIMVLQYDPLSARELVSA
- the nrfD gene encoding NrfD/PsrC family molybdoenzyme membrane anchor subunit, with protein sequence MKVYYTKIEGKSTTQYLLLGILSIMAIAGLYSSYLMFTKGHYLTGMNNQVPWGLPIILTIYFIGLSAGSLVLSSLSSVFGRTEYKGFARVAAYLAALLLVGALLSLGLDLGRPERIMLAFFYLNPKSIFSWNGFLYSIYILICIVYLWAMITEKDKLVKAIGVLAVGWAIGVHSGTGGIFGFTSGRELYHSPLTPPSFVAAALSSGTGLIIILLVLTFKVTRRFLDPQLIIGLSRLLVSFILVVLYFLAVENLTRLYSPASYEATHFLLFSGNKYCLIFWIGLILMGSIVPAIILFIKKSIGWIVFASALVVSSVFCERFIIVIPGQVLPSELFPGYEVRSPFGDGTIGSYFISLPEITQAVGIVAIIGILYILGLKFFALLPTEAKYIE
- a CDS encoding DUF6883 domain-containing protein, with the translated sequence MTGKHKARIFATSLGITTDDAEVLRDILLQAVREYDAELGLKDNYGQRYQVDFTLEWKGKQAVIRSTWIIEPDVPYPRLTSCYPL
- the dsrK gene encoding sulfate reduction electron transfer complex DsrMKJOP subunit DsrK, whose amino-acid sequence is MAKEPKPQEIISQINYKPPQKSWMDLPVEKKEGMFCYGAKEKSLQTVDFPNPRTWSVLDEDWKLPHNWQEIVLEGMAERLKKYRSFKIFMDICVRCGACADKCHYFLGTGDPKNMPVLRAELLRSVYRGNFKNIGKVLGKLAGGRKLTLDVLKEWWYYFYQCSECRRCSVFCPYGIDTAEITMIARELLNLLGLNIEWIAGPAANCYIKGNHLGLEPHTIKNSIDFLLDEIEEKTGVRVSPTFNRKGAEILFVTPSGDLFADPGTYTCMGYLILFHELGLDYTWSTYASEGGNFGFFTSMELAKRLNTKIYAEAKRLGVKWIIGGECGHMWRVINQYMDTWNGPADFLEVPLSPITGTKFENAKSTKMIHISEFTADLIKHGKLNLNPKRNDHLKVTFHDSCNVARGMGMFEEPRYIIKNVCPHFYEMPDETIREKTFCCGSGSGLNASENMELRLRGGLPRAMAVKYVQEQYGVNMLACICAIDRAALPPLMNYWVPGVDVTGVTELVANALVMKGEKERTTNLRGEELPNIVEI
- the dsrJ gene encoding sulfate reduction electron transfer complex DsrMKJOP subunit DsrJ encodes the protein MYDKGKIIPGLIIFVGLITFPFFYNLVKASGKPEPGLDTPVINKMSKKECVKPKDVMRTEHMKLLHEWREAVIRHGNREVGIIDGVRYEKSLQKTCMKCHSNKADFCDRCHNYVDVQPNCWNCHIAREGK